GTCCACCTGGCCGAGGGCAACCGGTCCGAGGCGGCGCACGCGTTCGACCGGTTCAGCCGCCTCCTCCACGTGGACCTCGGCCTGGCGCCCACCCAGGAACTCCGGGACCTGGTCGGACGCCACCCGAGGCCGCCGCGCGGCGGACCGGACCGGTAGGCGCCCGGTCAGCGCCGGGGCGTCTTGGCGTGGGCGGACGCCTTGAGGAATTCCGCGGTGTCGATGTCCCCCGCGATGACGCCGTGGGCGACGCTGCTCAGCTTGAGGTTGTGCCCGCGGGCGTAACCGCGCAGCGCGGTGAACGCGGTGTCCATGCCGACCTGGAGGCGTTCGGCCACCAGCCCCTTGGCCTGTTCGACGACCACCCGGCTGTTCAGCGCGACTTGCAGCTGCTCGGTCAGCACCTGGTGGTGGTGGATCGACCGCTGTTGCAGCAGGCCGATGGTGGCGACGTCGACCAGCGCCGTGGCGGTGCGCAACGCGGTGGTGTCCAGCTCGCCGGACCGGTTGCGGAAGAGGCTGAGCGCACCGATCACCTCGTTGCGCAGGCGCATGGGCACCGCGTCCACGGCGGCGAACCCCGCTTCAGCGGCCACGGCGGTGAACCTCGGCCACCGCCCACCCGCCTCCGCCAGGTCGGGGTGGCTGACCCTGGTGCCGGTGGCGAACGCGTCCAGGCAGGGCCCGTCGTCGTTCTGGAGCTGGAAGAGCTCCAGCAGCCGGGCCTGTTCGTTGGACGACGCGATCAGCTGCAACCTGCCCCGCTGGTCGGCCAGCAGCAGCCCCGCGGCGTCGACGTCGAGGAGTTCGACGCACCGGTTCACGAGCATGTGCAGGAAGTCGATGACGTCGAAGTCGTCGACCAGGGTGTCGGCCAACTCGACGAACGTTTCGACGAGACGTTCACCGTCCATCGCAGCCACCTCCGCTGGTGTGCTCAGAGCGCGATCGTGTTCCGTGCGTGTTCACGGTCGTCCTCCGTCGTGGTCGAACCGCCGTCGGCGG
This genomic window from Saccharothrix sp. HUAS TT1 contains:
- a CDS encoding GAF and ANTAR domain-containing protein, producing MDGERLVETFVELADTLVDDFDVIDFLHMLVNRCVELLDVDAAGLLLADQRGRLQLIASSNEQARLLELFQLQNDDGPCLDAFATGTRVSHPDLAEAGGRWPRFTAVAAEAGFAAVDAVPMRLRNEVIGALSLFRNRSGELDTTALRTATALVDVATIGLLQQRSIHHHQVLTEQLQVALNSRVVVEQAKGLVAERLQVGMDTAFTALRGYARGHNLKLSSVAHGVIAGDIDTAEFLKASAHAKTPRR